From a single Candidatus Eisenbacteria bacterium genomic region:
- the mutL gene encoding DNA mismatch repair endonuclease MutL: MGRIRVLPEIVANRIAAGEVVERPASVAKELVENALDAGALSVEVRVEEGGIRLLEVSDDGCGMDPEDARLAFERHATSKIRSAEEIETVRSFGFRGEALPSVASVAEVETLTSAGGDEAVRIVLRGGRSLVEERAGRTRGTTVTVRDLFFNTPARRKFLKSEASEERRIRRAVIAHALAQTGVRFRYVKDGEEVFHLPAGEETGLRAARLFGDEIAAALIAVDGRESGPIVSGLVGNVESARGSRSYQYFHVNGRPVEQGLLVQAATAPYREYLPPRRYPILILGLFIDPAYVDVNIHPTKREVRFSPERTVFAALEGAVRRAVRSEASLPPLSAGRKEGGASAGSPGVAPPALPLGREGEWTYHAPAAEPGFPSAETERERGAPAGEEGRLSRVDLSRVIQAGDTYLIAGGPDGMVVADQHAAHERILFEEAMDRMERREGDSQSLLFAETVSVDPALVSIAEEYAEWLGRAGFLVRPAGPRSLLLEGIPPGLRRIAPSAFLVRFLERLEEEGRGDGDRERRVAASIACHGAVRAGDRLTPEEARALLVRLAKCKQPFRCPHGRPTFLAMTAEDLARRFGRT; this comes from the coding sequence ATGGGGCGCATCCGCGTGCTCCCGGAAATCGTGGCGAACCGGATCGCCGCAGGCGAAGTGGTGGAGCGACCCGCCTCGGTGGCGAAGGAGTTGGTGGAGAACGCCCTCGACGCGGGCGCCCTCTCGGTGGAAGTGCGCGTCGAGGAGGGGGGAATCCGGCTGCTGGAGGTCTCCGACGACGGCTGCGGCATGGACCCGGAAGACGCCCGCCTCGCCTTCGAGCGCCACGCCACGAGCAAGATCCGCTCCGCCGAGGAGATCGAGACGGTTCGTTCCTTCGGCTTCCGCGGCGAAGCGCTGCCGAGCGTCGCCTCGGTGGCGGAGGTGGAGACGCTCACCTCCGCCGGCGGCGACGAAGCGGTCCGCATCGTCCTCAGGGGCGGGCGTTCCCTCGTCGAGGAGAGGGCCGGCCGTACACGGGGAACGACGGTGACGGTGCGGGACCTCTTCTTCAACACGCCGGCGAGACGCAAATTCTTGAAGAGCGAAGCTTCCGAGGAGAGGCGGATCCGCCGGGCCGTGATCGCCCACGCGCTCGCCCAGACCGGCGTCCGCTTCCGCTACGTCAAGGACGGCGAGGAGGTCTTTCATCTCCCCGCCGGGGAGGAGACGGGGCTCCGGGCGGCCCGTCTCTTCGGCGACGAGATCGCGGCCGCGCTGATCGCCGTGGACGGCCGGGAGAGCGGCCCTATCGTCTCCGGGCTGGTCGGAAACGTGGAGTCCGCCAGGGGAAGCCGGAGCTACCAATACTTCCATGTCAACGGGCGCCCGGTGGAACAGGGCCTCCTCGTGCAGGCCGCCACCGCTCCCTATCGGGAGTATCTGCCGCCGCGCCGCTATCCGATCCTCATACTCGGCTTGTTCATCGACCCCGCCTACGTGGACGTGAACATCCATCCCACCAAAAGGGAAGTCCGATTCTCGCCGGAGAGGACCGTCTTCGCGGCCTTGGAGGGAGCGGTCCGTCGAGCGGTCCGTTCAGAAGCGAGCCTGCCGCCGTTGTCCGCGGGGAGAAAGGAGGGGGGCGCCTCCGCGGGGAGTCCGGGCGTCGCTCCGCCCGCGCTCCCGCTCGGCCGTGAGGGGGAGTGGACCTATCACGCGCCCGCGGCGGAGCCGGGATTTCCCTCGGCGGAGACGGAGCGGGAGCGCGGCGCTCCGGCCGGGGAGGAGGGCCGGCTCTCGCGGGTCGACCTCTCCCGGGTGATCCAGGCGGGAGACACCTACCTGATCGCCGGCGGTCCGGACGGGATGGTGGTGGCGGACCAACACGCCGCGCACGAAAGGATCCTCTTCGAGGAGGCGATGGACCGGATGGAGAGGCGTGAGGGCGATTCGCAGTCTCTCCTCTTCGCCGAAACGGTATCCGTCGATCCGGCGCTCGTCTCGATCGCCGAGGAGTATGCCGAATGGCTCGGACGGGCCGGCTTTCTCGTCCGACCCGCGGGTCCCCGATCTCTCCTCCTCGAAGGGATTCCGCCCGGCCTCCGCCGCATCGCTCCCTCCGCCTTCCTGGTTCGCTTTCTGGAGCGGCTGGAGGAGGAGGGACGGGGAGACGGAGACAGGGAGAGGCGCGTCGCGGCGTCGATCGCCTGCCACGGCGCCGTCCGCGCCGGCGATCGCCTCACGCCGGAGGAGGCGCGGGCGCTCCTCGTCCGTCTCGCGAAGTGCAAACAGCCGTTCCGCTGCCCCCACGGCCGACCCACCTTCCTCGCCATGACAGCCGAGGATCTGGCGCGCCGCTTCGGCCGGACATGA